The region GTCCCCCCTGGAACCGTTCTTTGGCCCAAACAGGGTCCAGCACACGACGGAATCTGTGAGAAGCATCCGTGGCTTCGGGTACTCCTACGAGGGCCTGGAGTACTGGAACAAGTCGCCAGAGCAAATGCAACAAGACACCACAAGGCTGATCAACCGCCTTTACTCGGCGCAACCAGCACCTCTGGACCGGCGACAGGAGACCGAGACAAAGTCGCGCTACTTTGCGCGGATAGGCGTCGACAGGGAGGAGATCCCTAAGCCTTGCCAGATCAAGCTGTTTCATGGCAACGAGGAGATTGCCGGCGTCGTTGTCatgggccagccagcagtTGGGCGAATGTCCGCTGGCCTGCCGCTAGACCGCTTCATGCACCCGTCCAAGATGAGCGCCATGGACCACGACGAGAAGACGAAGTCGATCGCTTCGTCGCTCAACGTCAAGATAGTCAAGGCAAGTTTCTAAATCCCTTTGCTCACTAGAGAGACGGCGGCTAACATGCGTTTCCCCCCACAAAGCCTGACGGCAGCACCGTAGAGAACGTGAAGAGTCTTGTGGTGGAATTGGAGGATGTTACGGTCCGCCCACCCGTGACAGACGACAAGTTCCCAAAATACGGCTCGTCCAAGTTCCACAATGTCTCAAATAGCTAGATGCTGCTCCGGCTAGAATAGATTGCCGAAAAGGACGATCGTACGTCGCCATGCTTACGATGATGTCCCCAGCTGCGTGGCACGAGTAATCAGCGTTGGGCGTGTACGGGCAAGCTGTCGGGGGTCCACGATTCTGGGCGAGTACTTGCGTTAGAATCCGGTCTTCCGGAGAGTCACTGATTGGCAGAAGCCTTATTATTAGCTTCCACTCGATGCCGACCCAGGAACCCGCTGCTGCGGATGGGACTTTGCCCAACCCGGCCCCTCGGTCGGCTGGTGATGATCCAGTGAAGCAATgatcgccgcctccctcgacgCCCCACAACTTGCCGCTGGGGACCGAATCTACCCCTCTGGCCAGCCTGCCAAGTGGATGTCCACCGCTGTTCACGAGGCCCAAACAAGCAGTTCAAGAGCGCGAGCCGTGCGCATCGGCCACCAAGCCTtcgcgccgtcgctggcgttCGCGGGAAGTCGAACAAGGAGCAAATCACGTAACGTTGCTACGGCACAGGCTCGTATGTGTGCCGCCGTTCCTCGGGCGCGTAGTGCAGAAGCTACGATTTACTGGACCGTGACGCgatggcgggctgctgggggTCGACTGTAGCAATGCACGTACGGAGCAGTGGTAGTAAGTAGTTAGTACTCACGACCCGGCCGTATGGTATACTCAACGGACCGACAGAGTATGTCGTAGCGGGCCCAGACAGAAAGGCTTGAGTTACTCATATTTTCTACTACGTAAAACTCGGCAACTTGCATAAACGTGGGCAGATTGCAACAGTCGATCCCATCGGCTCAGGCACGTGGGCGGAGATTTGTTCACACGAGGGCATGGAAGCAGGCcgagcacagcacagcacactAGCTGCGGGATCGGCTCTCTTGTTGACGTCGCCATGCATCGTGCGGCCCtgcaggggggggggctcggaATAATAACTAAAATATATAAGAGATCACATTTCCTCCGGCAAGCTTCTATGACCTTTGCGCACTGCGGACGCCCTGATTGATCCTCTTTCAGCTACATCCTCGGCGCAATGAGACTATCCAGCTTCCTGCCCAGTTCCTCGGGGCTGCGTGGAATCATCTGCGGCTTACTTCTTGCTCCGACGGTATTTGCCGCGCCCTCGGTCAACCCGTCCTTCATTCTGGACCAGAGCGAGACGGCACTCACCTTCAAGTACTCCACGCCGGCTCCCAACGCCAAGAATTGGGTCGCGCTTTTCGCCTACTCCAATGGCCCAGAGTCTGACAAGAAGCGCGGGAATCCCATCACATGGGCGTACGCTGCCAGCGGTCAGGGGTCCGTGCAGCTCTCCGTGCCGGACCTGAAGCCCGGGACCTACACGGCGTATTTCCTCGCCAAGGATGGCTACGTCAAGATTACCGAGCAGATTGACCTCCGCTTCGAGGGTTTTGGGCCTGTCAAGTTTATCGTCCAAGACTTCACCACGCACAACGCGCGAGTGGGCGACAAATTTGAGGCCAGCATCCGCGGCCTGGTGGGCATTTCGCCCGATGCCGATAACACATTTCGATTGGCATCATCGGACAATGGCGACTGGGCTTCCGTGTCGGCTGATGGCATCGTTTCTGGTACGCCTAAACGCCAAGGGACCGCGGTCATAGTCGTTGAGGCTACCGGGAGCGACGGgtccaaggccaagctcagTGTTCGAGTCCCGGTGCGACCAAAGAACTCCCAGCTGGTCGAGAAGCTCACGGTTCTCTCCTTCAACATgtggcacggcggcgcccaagtCAATGACTACCACAACAAGCAAATTCGCTTCTTGACGGCAAGTGGCGCAGACATTGTAGGCGTCCAGGAGAGCCAGCGAGGCAATGTGCGTCGCCTTGCGTACGCGCTTGGCTGGCACTTTTGGGAGACGCGCGACATCGGCATCATCAGTCGCTATCCAATCACCCAGCGGTACCCAGTCACCTCAGCGGCTGGCTCGGTTCGTATTTCCCTGGATGGGGCGAAGAGCGAAGTCATCATGTGGAACACACATCTGGGTTATGACCCGTATGGCCCTTACGACCTTTGCTTCTCCCACATGAACCAGGATCAAGTCCTGCAGCGCGAGGAAAAGTCTGGACGGACGCCCCAGATGAAGGAGATTGTGGCCGGCATGAAACAGgagctcgccaacgccgacaagatcccgctgctgctgactgGTGATTTCAACGCTCCCTCTCATCTCGATTGGACAGATGCTACGCGCAAGGCTCACTGCGACGTTGGAGACTTCCCGTGGCCTTCCTCCGTGCTCCCGATTGAGGCGGGTCTCCTGGACTCCTACCGCCAGCAACATCGCTACCCGGAGAAGGATCCTGGAATCACATGGTCCCCGATCTACAAGGACAATGCAGGGCGATCTGAGCCGATGGACAGAATAGACTTCATCTACTACAAGGGTGGTCTACACGTGGAAAGCTCGGAGGTGGTCCTCGTGGGGAAGCCGCAGAAGGAGCCAAACCACAAGAACAACGAGTGGACGTCGGACCACGCTGTAGTGAAGACGGTCTTCAAGATCACCAAAAAGTAGGTTACTGATGCAGGGGTCTTGAGACTTGATGCTCATATAGAGTGGAACAAAAAGGATGAAAGAGTTTGCCTAGGATAGCAATGCCCAGCTACCCAAaccttcttttcttttcaGGTGCTACGCCAGCGCATAGTCCCCAAGCTCAACGGTGGTGTTTCCCTTGATGGCAACTTTAATGGCCGCGCAAACTttgagcgccgccagccctgcTTCGGGAGTGCAGCTTGGGGTTTCCTCGCCCCTGACCACACGGCAAAAATGCGGCCAGCTGCTCCGCGAACGGAACCTCTGCCGTCGTAGGGACCACTCTTCCCGTCAAAGGTGAGTGCCAGGATTTCGGCACGCTGCCTTTGTAGTGCCAAAGCACCATGTCCGGGACGCTCAGGGTCCCTTCGGTGCCAAAGATGCGATAAAAGTCTTTTCCGGTCTTGGGTATGAGCGGGTTCTCTCCGGTGCCAGACTCGAAGTTGAAGGGAGACGGAGTCGCATCTGATATGAGAAACGTGCCAACGGCACCGGACCTGAAGCGAAgggtcatggcggcgccctctTCGGCCCGGTAGTCACGCTGCGGCGCAATAGCTTCCGCATGCACTCGAGCAATGGGGCCGAACAGGTGGTGAAGCAAGTCCACCTCGTGTATCATGTTGATAAGgacaacgccgcccgcgtcgccgcggcgccaatCGCTCGGCGGGTCGAAGTAGGCCTGCGGTTTGTATAGTGTCCACAGGCCGTTTATTGCGATAATCTGGCCTAGCGACCCAGCTTCTAACGCCGCCTTTGCGGCGATGATACAAGGGCTGAAGCGCCGATGGTGGCCAACGAGTACCTTGGTCTGCGACTGCGCAAGCTGTGCGACCAACGCCTCTGCGCTGACAGTGTCCGCAGCCAAGGGCTTCTCAATGAGAAGATGGATTCCGGCTGAGGAGAGCTGCATCGCCACCGCACTGTGGGTGTCATTTGGCGTGCAAATGATGGCCGCGTGTAGAACGTCGCCAGACGCGATCAAGTCCGTCGTAGACGGGTAGTGACAaacctcgagctcctccgcGAGGCGTCTCCCGGCAGGACTTGggtcgacaacggcgactAACTCAGTGTCGTGGTTGGCAATGACATGTTGTGCATGCCGCGGTCCGATGAGTCCGGCGCCAATGATTGCGATGCGAATCCTTGGTCTGTCGTCAGACGCGTCCATGGTGGCTGCCGTCAGAGCCTCTGAGAATCGTGGCTTCGCATGCCAGCTCCCAGCCTACAGACAAGGTATTGACACCGGAGAGCCTTTGTTTCGCAGCGACAGATGTTCAAGTAGGAATACTCCCACTCACTTTCTCTCGGATGCGGTCGGGGAAGTAGGCCATGTCTCATAGGGCGGCTAAGCATTCACCCGCGATGCGCGGTTGGGCCTGGATAAATACTCTGAGCTCTGTATATACATACTATGTGCTCCCTCACCTATATGCCCAATTGCTCATAGTCGCGCACAGCAACCTCAAGCCGAAACGCCTGGGCGTGGCGTgtctcgcccagcgccattTTTCTCCTATGGCGAGCGCCCGCATTTTGGCCAGGCATTGTCCTTCGCCATCACAGACGACTCCCCTCATTTCCCTCAGTAGGTGACGCTGAAGGTCTCCCAGTGACTCAGAGATCCTTCCAGTGTCAACTTCTTGTCTTCAACCGATACGTACTTGGACGACGCCTTGGACTTGATGGTGTGGCCCTTGCTCGGCTCGAAGCCAAGAgtgaagacgacggcgtcctgTTTGTCCTTGCACATCTTGCCACCCGCACAGATGAAGCGCTTGTCGACGGCACTCTCCAGGGTAAAGTCATTGCCACCAATCTGCACGGCGTGGACGACCCATCGCTGTAGATCGCGCGCGTGGCCCTTGGAGACCTTGGTGACGgtcacgccgccgtcggggcggcagcggcctgggTTGGTCAACGCGAAGCCGTCCATCTCAAACACCAGGTAGCGCCCTTCCGTGATCTTGCCGCGTACGGCCTTGAAGCCAGGCTCCACTACGCTGGCGATGTCCCTGAtcacgccgtcgccagagtagggcacgggcgggcgagtcTTGGAATTCCTGGACTGGCAATAGGACGAGCCGTCATAGTCCCCGTTGGCATTGCGGTGAGGCTCGGGGGCAGAGGGCAGCTTGGGAACGCTGTAGTCGGGGTTGGCAAAGTCGAAGGCGCTTACGAGGTCGCCCATGTGCTCTCGTCGCCAGTGCACCATCTCGTCCGTCGTGACGTTCCGGCCCTTGGCTTCCTGCCACTTCTCGATGAACATGATTTGCGAGTTGTGATCGATGTGCTCCGTGTACACGCCGCCATTTCTGGTCCAGGGCGAAATGATGTAGAACGGAAGACGGAAACCCGGGCCAATAAAGGTGTGTCCAACCTGTCCCCAGGGGTCATCGATCCACTCTCCAGGCGTCCCGTCCGGAGACCGGTATGGGTCGAGGTGATCCCACCAGCCGCCGGTTTCGTCGTAGGAGATGATGAGCACCGTATTTTTGTATTTAGGAGAGTTGAGAACAGCACGGGCAATCTTATCCTGCAGCcaggcgccgtcgtggggCGAGTAGGGTGTATGCTCCGACAGCTGCATGGGGCCAACGATGTAAGACACCTCGGGAAGGTTGCCGCTAGCGGCCTGCTCGTAAAATGTATTTAGAGGCAATCCTTTCATACCTCTCTTATAAAGGGACGAATCTTTAGGAGCATCCTGGAACTGCTTGAACCACGCAAATGGGTTGTCGTCAAAGTTGTCAGCATCCTGGAAGACCTGCCACGACacgccggcatcctcgtaATACTCCGCAGAGGTCTTCCATTTCAGAGGATAGCAGTTGATGCCCCCCTTCTCACAGCCAGGAGTCTCGTTGTTATCGATATAGGGATTGCCGCCTTGGTCCGGCTTCTGCGGCGAGCCTGGGGCATTGATGGAACCGGAAACCCATGTCACGCGGTTCGGGTTGGTAGCAGCGACAATCGCCTCCTACCAGATCCGTTAGCAAACTTTGTCCGAGGGGATCGATCGGCCGGGAGCAGATCGTGCACAGGCCGGTCGGCAATTTGAATCCCACCTGATACATGTCTCCAATGACAAAGTTCTCGGCCAACGTCCACTGCGTGGGAAGGTCCTCTTTCTTGTAGAAGCCTATGCTCCAGGGCGTGTTGTTCAACGCCCAGTGGTCGTTGGAGCCAAAGTTCCAGGCGGCGTGGTTCTCATACCAACCATTACTTCCAGCGACCATACACTGTGTCGCCTCCGGCCAGTTGCCTCCGAGGTAGTTGAGGTACCAAGGGTTCACGTA is a window of Purpureocillium takamizusanense chromosome 10, complete sequence DNA encoding:
- a CDS encoding uncharacterized protein (COG:G~SECRETED:SignalP(1-28~SECRETED:cutsite=VFA-AP~SECRETED:prob=0.9468)~EggNog:ENOG503NWV2), whose amino-acid sequence is MRLSSFLPSSSGLRGIICGLLLAPTVFAAPSVNPSFILDQSETALTFKYSTPAPNAKNWVALFAYSNGPESDKKRGNPITWAYAASGQGSVQLSVPDLKPGTYTAYFLAKDGYVKITEQIDLRFEGFGPVKFIVQDFTTHNARVGDKFEASIRGLVGISPDADNTFRLASSDNGDWASVSADGIVSGTPKRQGTAVIVVEATGSDGSKAKLSVRVPVRPKNSQLVEKLTVLSFNMWHGGAQVNDYHNKQIRFLTASGADIVGVQESQRGNVRRLAYALGWHFWETRDIGIISRYPITQRYPVTSAAGSVRISLDGAKSEVIMWNTHLGYDPYGPYDLCFSHMNQDQVLQREEKSGRTPQMKEIVAGMKQELANADKIPLLLTGDFNAPSHLDWTDATRKAHCDVGDFPWPSSVLPIEAGLLDSYRQQHRYPEKDPGITWSPIYKDNAGRSEPMDRIDFIYYKGGLHVESSEVVLVGKPQKEPNHKNNEWTSDHAVVKTVFKITKK
- a CDS encoding uncharacterized protein (COG:S~EggNog:ENOG503NYYS), with protein sequence MDASDDRPRIRIAIIGAGLIGPRHAQHVIANHDTELVAVVDPSPAGRRLAEELEVCHYPSTTDLIASGDVLHAAIICTPNDTHSAVAMQLSSAGIHLLIEKPLAADTVSAEALVAQLAQSQTKVLVGHHRRFSPCIIAAKAALEAGSLGQIIAINGLWTLYKPQAYFDPPSDWRRGDAGGVVLINMIHEVDLLHHLFGPIARVHAEAIAPQRDYRAEEGAAMTLRFRSGAVGTFLISDATPSPFNFESGTGENPLIPKTGKDFYRIFGTEGTLSVPDMVLWHYKGSVPKSWHSPLTGRVVPTTAEVPFAEQLAAFLPCGQGRGNPKLHSRSRAGGAQSLRGH
- a CDS encoding Phospholipase C (SECRETED:SignalP(1-23~SECRETED:cutsite=ASA-GG~SECRETED:prob=0.7579)~COG:M~EggNog:ENOG503NUWZ) yields the protein MALVRPLTSIAAAACLLAGVASAGGLKDIDHVVLFMQENRAFDHYFGTMAGVRGFKDANLQMNGNVPVWKQKTSPALTTEADYVNPWYLNYLGGNWPEATQCMVAGSNGWYENHAAWNFGSNDHWALNNTPWSIGFYKKEDLPTQWTLAENFVIGDMYQEAIVAATNPNRVTWVSGSINAPGSPQKPDQGGNPYIDNNETPGCEKGGINCYPLKWKTSAEYYEDAGVSWQVFQDADNFDDNPFAWFKQFQDAPKDSSLYKRGMKGLPLNTFYEQAASGNLPEVSYIVGPMQLSEHTPYSPHDGAWLQDKIARAVLNSPKYKNTVLIISYDETGGWWDHLDPYRSPDGTPGEWIDDPWGQVGHTFIGPGFRLPFYIISPWTRNGGVYTEHIDHNSQIMFIEKWQEAKGRNVTTDEMVHWRREHMGDLVSAFDFANPDYSVPKLPSAPEPHRNANGDYDGSSYCQSRNSKTRPPVPYSGDGVIRDIASVVEPGFKAVRGKITEGRYLVFEMDGFALTNPGRCRPDGGVTVTKVSKGHARDLQRWVVHAVQIGGNDFTLESAVDKRFICAGGKMCKDKQDAVVFTLGFEPSKGHTIKSKASSKYVSVEDKKLTLEGSLSHWETFSVTY
- a CDS encoding Phospholipase C (COG:M~EggNog:ENOG503NUWZ), with translation MAGVRGFKDANLQMNGNVPVWKQKTSPALTTEADYVNPWYLNYLGGNWPEATQCMVAGSNGWYENHAAWNFGSNDHWALNNTPWSIGFYKKEDLPTQWTLAENFVIGDMYQEAIVAATNPNRVTWVSGSINAPGSPQKPDQGGNPYIDNNETPGCEKGGINCYPLKWKTSAEYYEDAGVSWQVFQDADNFDDNPFAWFKQFQDAPKDSSLYKRGMKGLPLNTFYEQAASGNLPEVSYIVGPMQLSEHTPYSPHDGAWLQDKIARAVLNSPKYKNTVLIISYDETGGWWDHLDPYRSPDGTPGEWIDDPWGQVGHTFIGPGFRLPFYIISPWTRNGGVYTEHIDHNSQIMFIEKWQEAKGRNVTTDEMVHWRREHMGDLVSAFDFANPDYSVPKLPSAPEPHRNANGDYDGSSYCQSRNSKTRPPVPYSGDGVIRDIASVVEPGFKAVRGKITEGRYLVFEMDGFALTNPGRCRPDGGVTVTKVSKGHARDLQRWVVHAVQIGGNDFTLESAVDKRFICAGGKMCKDKQDAVVFTLGFEPSKGHTIKSKASSKYVSVEDKKLTLEGSLSHWETFSVTY